Proteins from a single region of Sphingomonas swuensis:
- a CDS encoding tetratricopeptide repeat-containing sulfotransferase family protein: MVTAALPSAPHLPRDLLEAGLAMTDNRIDIAERLLKARLKRDPDDPRALRMLAEVAARIGRLHDSELLLRHALEVAPGFHSARANLAMVLGRAGRPAEALPLLDALFEAEGEALGHLNLKAATLGRLGSFEEAIAIYRRVLDEAPNQPRLWLSYGHMLKTIGRLDEGIAAYREAIAVRPALGEAWFSLANLKTVKFTDPDVATMEALLGGSDLSDEDRFHLEFALGKAFHDRRQPEPAFAHFQLGNALRRKMIAYEPERITRRVDRCIATFTAERLQRPGPDPCLARDPIFVVGMPRAGSTLVEQILSSHSMVEGTSELADMPALAREFGRYPEDYGALEPAALRRIGEEYLRRTAVQRRSDRPLFIDKLPNNWLFVPLIHLALPNGTIIDARRHPLSCCFSNFRQHFARGQGFSYDLADLGRYYADYVRLMAHVDAVLPGKVHRVIYERMVEDPEAEIRRLLDHVGLPFEQSCLEYWKTERAVRTPSSEQVRQPIFRQGTEEWQPYEPFLGPLKQALGPTLDHYPAAPPLQ, encoded by the coding sequence ATGGTGACTGCCGCCCTGCCCTCCGCCCCGCATCTTCCGCGCGACCTGCTCGAGGCCGGGCTGGCGATGACCGACAACCGGATCGACATCGCCGAGCGGCTGCTCAAGGCCCGCCTCAAGCGCGATCCCGACGACCCGCGCGCGCTGCGCATGCTGGCCGAGGTCGCCGCGCGCATCGGTCGGCTCCACGACAGCGAGCTGCTGCTCCGCCATGCGCTGGAAGTCGCGCCCGGCTTCCACTCGGCGCGCGCAAACCTCGCGATGGTGCTCGGCCGCGCCGGCCGGCCGGCCGAGGCGCTGCCGCTGCTCGACGCGCTGTTCGAAGCCGAGGGCGAGGCGCTCGGCCACCTCAACCTCAAGGCCGCGACGCTGGGCCGGCTCGGCAGCTTCGAGGAGGCGATCGCCATCTATCGCCGGGTCCTCGACGAGGCGCCCAACCAGCCGCGGCTGTGGCTGTCCTACGGCCACATGCTCAAGACCATCGGCCGGCTCGACGAGGGCATCGCCGCCTATCGCGAGGCGATCGCGGTCAGGCCAGCCCTCGGCGAAGCCTGGTTCAGCCTGGCCAACCTCAAGACGGTCAAGTTCACCGATCCCGATGTCGCGACTATGGAGGCGCTGCTCGGAGGTTCGGACCTGTCTGACGAGGACCGCTTCCATCTCGAATTCGCGCTCGGGAAGGCGTTCCACGATCGCCGCCAGCCCGAGCCGGCCTTTGCCCACTTCCAGCTCGGCAACGCCCTCCGCCGCAAGATGATCGCCTATGAGCCCGAGCGGATTACGCGGCGGGTCGATCGCTGCATCGCCACCTTCACGGCCGAGCGGCTCCAGCGCCCCGGTCCAGACCCCTGCCTTGCCCGCGATCCGATCTTCGTCGTCGGAATGCCGCGCGCGGGCTCGACCCTCGTCGAGCAGATCCTGTCCTCCCACTCGATGGTCGAAGGCACGTCCGAGCTCGCCGACATGCCGGCGCTCGCGCGCGAGTTCGGGCGCTATCCGGAGGATTATGGGGCGCTCGAACCGGCAGCCCTGCGCAGGATCGGCGAGGAATATCTTCGCCGCACCGCCGTCCAGCGCCGAAGCGACCGACCGCTGTTCATCGACAAGCTACCCAACAACTGGCTGTTCGTCCCGCTGATCCACCTCGCCTTGCCGAACGGGACCATCATCGACGCGCGCCGGCACCCCCTGTCCTGCTGCTTCTCCAACTTCCGCCAGCATTTCGCGCGCGGCCAGGGCTTTAGCTACGACCTTGCCGACCTTGGCCGTTACTATGCGGACTATGTCCGGCTGATGGCGCATGTCGACGCTGTCCTGCCCGGCAAGGTGCACCGGGTCATCTACGAACGGATGGTCGAGGATCCCGAGGCCGAGATCCGCCGCCTGCTCGACCATGTCGGGCTGCCCTTCGAGCAGAGCTGCCTCGAATATTGGAAGACCGAGCGCGCGGTCCGCACGCCAAGCTCCGAGCAGGTCCGCCAGCCCATCTTCCGCCAGGGCACCGAGGAGTGGCAGCCCTACGAACCTTTTCTTGGTCCACTGAAGCAGGCGCTCGGCCCGACGCTGGACCA